In one Thioclava sp. ES.031 genomic region, the following are encoded:
- the gcvT gene encoding glycine cleavage system aminomethyltransferase GcvT, which yields MSELKRTPLYDLHVELGAKMVPFAGYEMPVQYPLGVMKEHLHTRAKAGLFDVSHMGQVIVPGEGAAEAFEALVPVSLMGLKEGRQRYAMFTDENGGILDDLMVANRGDHLFVVVNAACKENDIAHMRAHLESVEELTDRALLALQGPAAEGVLEALVPGTAKMRFMDVGVYHWNGAELWISRSGYTGEDGYEISVPADRAVEFARKLLADEAVEPIGLGARDSLRLEAGLCLYGHDIDTTTTPVEGNIAWAIQKVRRKGGEREGGFPGADRILSELENGPSRLRLGLRPEGRAPMREGVEIFAEAEGGDPIGRVTSGGFGPSIEAPMAMAYLPAGTEEGTTVYGEVRGKRLPAKVVPMPFRPATYKR from the coding sequence ATGAGCGAGTTGAAACGCACACCGCTATACGATCTGCATGTTGAGCTGGGCGCCAAGATGGTGCCTTTCGCGGGCTACGAGATGCCCGTGCAATATCCGCTGGGCGTGATGAAAGAACACCTGCACACCCGCGCCAAGGCGGGGCTGTTCGATGTCAGCCACATGGGGCAGGTGATCGTGCCGGGCGAAGGCGCTGCCGAGGCGTTCGAGGCGCTGGTGCCGGTGAGCCTGATGGGCCTGAAAGAGGGCCGCCAGCGCTATGCGATGTTCACCGATGAGAATGGCGGCATTCTCGATGACCTGATGGTGGCGAACCGTGGCGATCATCTGTTCGTCGTGGTGAACGCGGCCTGCAAGGAGAACGACATCGCCCATATGCGGGCGCATCTGGAATCGGTCGAGGAGCTCACCGACCGCGCGCTGCTGGCGCTGCAAGGGCCTGCCGCAGAGGGCGTGCTCGAGGCTCTGGTGCCCGGCACCGCCAAGATGCGCTTCATGGATGTGGGCGTCTATCACTGGAACGGGGCGGAGCTTTGGATCTCGCGCTCGGGCTACACCGGTGAAGATGGCTACGAGATTTCTGTGCCCGCGGACCGCGCGGTGGAATTCGCCCGCAAGCTGCTCGCCGATGAGGCGGTGGAGCCGATCGGTCTGGGCGCGCGCGACAGCCTGCGGCTCGAAGCGGGGCTTTGCCTCTACGGCCACGATATCGACACCACCACGACCCCGGTCGAGGGCAACATCGCCTGGGCGATCCAGAAGGTGCGCCGCAAAGGGGGCGAGCGCGAAGGCGGCTTCCCCGGCGCGGATCGTATCCTGAGCGAATTGGAAAACGGCCCGAGCCGCCTGCGCCTCGGCCTGCGCCCCGAGGGTCGCGCGCCGATGCGCGAAGGCGTCGAGATTTTCGCCGAGGCCGAGGGTGGCGATCCGATCGGGCGCGTGACCTCGGGCGGTTTCGGCCCCTCGATCGAAGCGCCGATGGCGATGGCCTACCTGCCCGCGGGCACCGAGGAAGGCACCACTGTCTATGGCGAGGTGCGCGGCAAGCGTCTGCCCGCCAAGGTCGTGCCGATGCCCTTCCGCCCTGCAACCTACAAACGCTGA
- the gcvH gene encoding glycine cleavage system protein GcvH, with product MKFTEDHEWLKTEGDVVIVGITGHASEQLGDVVFVELPDVGDTVEKGDEICVIESVKAASDILAPLDGEIVAINEDLADNPGLVNEDPLGKAWFFKMKLTDASALDGFMDEAAYKDFIG from the coding sequence ATGAAATTCACCGAAGACCACGAATGGCTCAAAACTGAAGGCGACGTTGTGATCGTCGGCATCACCGGACACGCCTCCGAGCAACTTGGCGATGTCGTCTTCGTCGAACTGCCGGATGTCGGCGACACGGTCGAGAAGGGCGACGAAATCTGCGTGATCGAGTCGGTCAAGGCCGCCTCCGACATCCTCGCGCCGCTCGACGGCGAGATCGTCGCGATCAACGAGGATCTGGCCGACAATCCGGGCCTCGTGAACGAAGACCCGCTGGGCAAGGCGTGGTTCTTCAAGATGAAACTCACCGACGCTTCCGCGCTCGACGGCTTCATGGACGAGGCCGCTTACAAAGACTTCATCGGGTAA
- the gcvP gene encoding aminomethyl-transferring glycine dehydrogenase gives MTFTPTTYDSYDFANRRHIGPSPAEMEEMLKAVGAPDLDALIAETVPKSIRQAEPLGWAPLTEYGLLQKMEGVAKKNRVMTSLIGQGYYGTVTPPAIQRNILENPAWYTAYTPYQPEIAQGRLEALLNFQTMVSDLTGLPVANASLLDEATAAAEAMAMAQRVSKSKATAFFVDENCHPQTIGVIQTRAEPLGIEVIVGAPETLEAEKVFGAIFQYPGTYGHVRDFTAECEALHAAKAVAVVATDLLALCLLKEPGAMGADIAVGSAQRFGVPMGYGGPHAAFMSSTDKMKRAMPGRIVGVSIDSHGNRAYRLSLQTREQHIRREKATSNVCTAQALLAVMASFYAVFHGPVGLRAISERVHLLTVQLAEALKAAGALVEPANFYDTITVEVGVGQQGILAAARHRGINLRKVGRDRVGISLDETSDPGVVAKVLDAFGITEPAPEAKQPAVPDALLRESDYLTHPVFHMNRAESEMMRYMRRLSDRDLALDRAMIPLGSCTMKLNAAAEMMPLTWPEFGSLHPFVPLDQAQGYAEMIDDLTAKLCEITGYDAFSMQPNSGAQGEYAGLLTIAAYHRANGDDQRDVCLIPMSAHGTNPASAHMAGMKVVVVNSAPNGDVDLEDFEAKAAEAGDKLAACMITYPSTHGVFEETVKRICDITHEYGGQVYLDGANLNALVGLVKPGEIGSDVSHLNLHKTFAIPHGGGGPGMGPIGVKSHLAPFLPGHPETGGEEGPVSAAPYGSASILLISWAYILMMGGPGLTQATRVAILAANYIAAKLKEGYPILFMGNRGRVAHECIIDTRPFAEVGVTVDDIAKRLMDNGFHAPTMSWPVAGTLMVEPTESETKAEIDRFITAMLSIRDEIREIEAGEITPEDSPLRHAPHTVEDLVADWDRKYTREQGCFPAGAFRVDKYWPPVGRVDNVFGDRNLICTCPPVESYADAAE, from the coding sequence ATGACCTTCACCCCCACGACTTACGACAGTTACGATTTCGCCAATCGCCGCCATATCGGGCCCTCACCGGCCGAGATGGAGGAGATGCTCAAGGCCGTGGGGGCGCCGGACCTCGACGCGCTGATCGCCGAGACGGTGCCGAAAAGCATCCGTCAGGCCGAGCCGCTGGGCTGGGCGCCGCTGACCGAATACGGCCTCCTGCAGAAGATGGAAGGCGTCGCGAAGAAGAACCGCGTGATGACCAGCCTGATCGGGCAGGGCTATTACGGCACCGTCACGCCGCCCGCGATCCAGCGCAACATTCTGGAAAACCCGGCCTGGTACACGGCCTACACGCCCTATCAGCCCGAGATCGCGCAGGGCCGCCTTGAGGCGCTTCTGAACTTCCAGACGATGGTGTCGGACCTGACCGGCCTGCCGGTCGCCAATGCCTCGCTTCTGGACGAGGCGACGGCGGCGGCGGAAGCCATGGCGATGGCGCAGCGCGTGTCGAAGTCGAAGGCCACCGCCTTCTTCGTCGACGAGAACTGCCACCCGCAGACCATCGGCGTGATCCAGACCCGGGCCGAGCCGCTCGGAATCGAGGTGATCGTGGGCGCGCCCGAGACGCTTGAGGCCGAGAAGGTCTTCGGCGCGATCTTCCAATATCCGGGCACCTATGGCCATGTCCGCGACTTCACCGCCGAATGCGAGGCGCTCCATGCCGCGAAGGCCGTGGCCGTGGTCGCGACCGATCTTCTGGCGCTGTGCCTGCTCAAGGAGCCGGGCGCGATGGGCGCGGATATCGCGGTGGGCTCCGCGCAGCGATTTGGCGTGCCGATGGGCTATGGCGGCCCGCATGCGGCGTTCATGTCCTCCACCGACAAGATGAAGCGCGCGATGCCGGGCCGGATCGTCGGTGTGTCGATCGACAGTCACGGCAACCGTGCCTATCGCCTGAGCCTGCAGACCCGCGAGCAGCATATCCGCCGCGAGAAGGCGACCTCGAATGTCTGCACCGCGCAGGCGCTTCTGGCCGTCATGGCGAGCTTCTACGCGGTCTTCCACGGCCCCGTCGGCCTGCGCGCGATCTCGGAACGCGTGCACCTGCTGACCGTGCAGCTGGCCGAGGCGTTGAAAGCCGCCGGCGCCTTGGTCGAGCCCGCGAATTTCTACGACACGATCACCGTCGAGGTGGGCGTGGGCCAGCAGGGCATCCTCGCCGCCGCCCGTCATCGCGGGATCAACCTGCGCAAGGTGGGCCGCGACCGGGTCGGGATTTCGCTCGACGAGACCAGCGATCCGGGCGTGGTGGCCAAGGTGCTCGACGCGTTCGGGATCACCGAACCCGCCCCGGAAGCCAAGCAACCGGCAGTGCCGGATGCGCTGCTGCGCGAGAGCGACTACCTCACCCATCCGGTCTTCCACATGAACCGCGCCGAATCCGAGATGATGCGCTACATGCGCCGTCTGTCGGATCGTGACCTCGCGCTCGACCGCGCGATGATCCCGCTCGGCTCGTGCACGATGAAGCTCAACGCAGCCGCCGAGATGATGCCGCTGACCTGGCCGGAATTCGGCTCGCTGCACCCGTTCGTGCCGCTCGATCAGGCGCAGGGCTATGCGGAGATGATCGACGATCTGACCGCGAAGCTTTGCGAGATCACCGGCTATGACGCCTTCTCCATGCAGCCCAATTCGGGCGCGCAGGGGGAATATGCGGGGCTGTTGACCATCGCCGCCTATCACCGCGCGAATGGCGACGATCAGCGCGATGTCTGTCTGATCCCGATGTCGGCGCATGGCACGAACCCGGCCTCGGCGCATATGGCGGGGATGAAGGTCGTCGTGGTGAATTCCGCACCCAATGGCGACGTGGATCTGGAGGATTTCGAGGCCAAGGCGGCGGAGGCGGGCGACAAGCTCGCGGCCTGCATGATCACGTATCCCTCGACCCATGGCGTGTTCGAGGAGACGGTGAAGCGCATCTGCGACATCACCCACGAATATGGCGGTCAGGTCTATCTCGATGGCGCCAACCTCAACGCGCTGGTGGGGCTGGTGAAGCCGGGCGAGATCGGCTCGGATGTGAGCCACCTCAACCTGCACAAGACTTTCGCGATCCCGCATGGCGGCGGCGGTCCCGGCATGGGGCCGATCGGGGTGAAGTCGCACCTCGCGCCCTTCCTTCCGGGCCACCCCGAGACCGGCGGCGAAGAGGGGCCGGTGAGTGCCGCGCCCTATGGCTCGGCCTCGATCCTGCTGATCTCCTGGGCCTATATCCTGATGATGGGCGGGCCGGGCCTGACGCAGGCGACCCGCGTCGCGATCCTCGCCGCGAACTACATCGCCGCGAAGTTGAAAGAGGGCTACCCGATCCTCTTCATGGGCAACCGCGGACGTGTCGCGCATGAATGTATCATCGACACGCGGCCCTTCGCGGAGGTGGGCGTGACGGTGGACGATATCGCCAAGCGCCTGATGGATAACGGTTTCCATGCGCCCACGATGAGCTGGCCGGTCGCCGGCACGCTGATGGTGGAGCCCACCGAATCCGAGACCAAGGCCGAGATCGACCGCTTCATCACCGCGATGCTTTCGATCCGCGACGAGATCCGCGAGATCGAGGCGGGCGAGATCACGCCCGAGGACAGCCCGCTGCGCCATGCGCCGCATACGGTGGAAGACCTCGTGGCCGATTGGGACCGGAAATATACCCGCGAGCAGGGCTGTTTCCCGGCAGGCGCTTTCCGCGTCGACAAATACTGGCCGCCCGTGGGGCGGGTCGACAACGTCTTCGGCGACCGCAACCTGATTTGCACCTGCCCACCGGTCGAGAGCTACGCCGACGCGGCGGAGTAA
- the glpX gene encoding class II fructose-bisphosphatase, whose product MTPPSDFNDRMLSLGLARVSEAAAHASADLIGRGDEKAADQAAVNAMRDQLNKLEIRGTVVIGEGERDEAPMLFIGEEVGQGVGPEVDIALDPLEGTTLTAKDMPNALTVIAMAPRGTMLHAPDVYMDKLAIGPGYEKDVVSLDMTPTERVQALAKAQGVETKDIAVCILDRPRHEDMIAEVRETGAKIRLITDGDVAGVIHCAEPDFTGIDMYMGSGGAPEGVLAASALKCMGGQMWGKLLFRNDDERGRAKKAGITDLDKVYARDDMVRSDVIFAATGVTDGSIVKGVKREPTYIESETMLMRSKTGSLRRVIYRNPVK is encoded by the coding sequence ATGACCCCTCCGAGTGATTTCAACGACCGCATGCTTTCGCTGGGCCTCGCCCGCGTGTCGGAAGCGGCTGCTCATGCCTCCGCCGACCTGATCGGTCGCGGCGACGAGAAGGCTGCCGACCAGGCGGCGGTGAACGCGATGCGCGATCAGCTCAACAAGCTGGAAATCCGCGGCACCGTGGTCATCGGGGAAGGCGAGCGCGACGAGGCGCCGATGCTCTTTATCGGCGAGGAAGTCGGCCAGGGCGTAGGCCCCGAGGTGGATATCGCGCTCGACCCGCTGGAAGGCACCACGCTGACCGCGAAGGACATGCCCAACGCGCTGACCGTGATCGCGATGGCGCCGCGCGGCACGATGCTGCACGCGCCCGACGTCTACATGGACAAGCTGGCCATCGGCCCGGGCTACGAGAAAGACGTGGTCTCGCTCGACATGACCCCGACCGAGCGCGTTCAGGCGCTGGCCAAGGCCCAGGGCGTCGAGACCAAGGACATCGCGGTCTGCATCCTCGACCGTCCGCGCCATGAGGACATGATCGCCGAGGTCCGCGAGACCGGTGCGAAGATCCGCCTGATCACCGATGGCGACGTGGCGGGCGTCATCCATTGTGCCGAGCCCGATTTCACCGGCATCGACATGTATATGGGCTCGGGCGGCGCGCCGGAGGGCGTGCTGGCGGCCTCGGCGCTGAAATGCATGGGCGGCCAGATGTGGGGCAAGCTGTTGTTCCGCAACGACGACGAGCGTGGCCGTGCGAAGAAGGCCGGGATCACCGATCTCGACAAGGTCTATGCGCGCGACGACATGGTGCGCTCGGACGTGATCTTCGCCGCGACGGGCGTGACCGACGGCTCGATCGTGAAGGGCGTGAAGCGCGAGCCGACCTATATCGAATCCGAGACGATGCTGATGCGGTCGAAAACCGGCTCGCTGCGCCGCGTGATCTACCGCAACCCGGTAAAGTAA
- a CDS encoding homoserine dehydrogenase has translation MSAVSDTAPLRLGIAGLGTVGIGVVKIVQRHADLLAARAGRPVEITAVSARDRTKNRDADLSSYAWEDDAVTLAQRDDIDVFVELMGGHEGPAKDATEAALKAGKDVVTANKALLAHHGQALAELAESLGRTIRYEAAVAGGIPVIKTLTEGLAGNGIRRVMGVMNGTCNYILTRMEDAGLPYDTVFEEARALGYLEADPNLDVGGIDAGHKLAILASIAFGTQVAFDDVTLEGIGRISIDDIRRAGDMGYKIKLLGVAQMTGRGLEQRMTPCLVPATSPLGQLTGGTNMTVLEGDSVGQIVLRGAGAGEGPTASAVMGDVMDLARGLRLPVFGQPADKLEAPTPAVTAIPAPYYLRLQLSDKPGALAKVATVLGEAGVSISRMRQYGHADTSAPVLIVTHKTTRDAVDAAINALPATRVVEGEPIAIRIEEV, from the coding sequence ATGTCCGCCGTCTCAGATACCGCACCCTTGCGTCTTGGCATCGCGGGTCTCGGCACCGTGGGCATCGGTGTGGTGAAGATCGTGCAACGTCATGCCGATCTGCTGGCGGCCCGCGCGGGCCGTCCGGTCGAAATCACCGCCGTCTCGGCCCGCGACCGCACCAAGAACCGCGATGCGGACCTGTCGAGCTATGCATGGGAAGACGATGCGGTCACGCTCGCGCAGCGCGACGATATCGACGTCTTCGTCGAGCTGATGGGCGGCCATGAAGGCCCCGCGAAGGACGCCACCGAAGCCGCGCTGAAAGCGGGCAAGGACGTGGTGACCGCGAACAAGGCGCTGCTCGCGCATCACGGTCAGGCGCTCGCGGAACTCGCCGAGAGCCTCGGCCGCACGATCCGCTATGAGGCCGCCGTCGCGGGCGGCATCCCGGTCATCAAGACGCTGACCGAAGGGCTTGCGGGCAACGGCATCCGCCGCGTGATGGGCGTGATGAACGGCACCTGCAACTACATCCTGACACGGATGGAAGATGCGGGCCTGCCCTATGACACGGTCTTCGAAGAGGCGCGCGCGCTTGGCTATCTCGAGGCCGATCCGAACCTCGACGTGGGCGGGATCGACGCGGGCCACAAGCTCGCCATCCTCGCTTCCATCGCCTTCGGCACGCAGGTCGCTTTCGACGACGTGACGCTGGAAGGGATCGGGCGCATCTCGATCGACGATATCCGCCGCGCGGGCGATATGGGCTACAAGATCAAGCTCCTGGGCGTTGCGCAGATGACCGGCCGCGGGCTGGAGCAGCGGATGACGCCCTGTCTCGTGCCCGCCACCTCGCCGCTGGGTCAGCTGACCGGCGGCACCAACATGACCGTTCTGGAAGGCGACTCGGTCGGCCAGATCGTGCTGCGTGGCGCGGGCGCGGGCGAAGGCCCGACCGCGAGCGCCGTGATGGGCGATGTGATGGACCTCGCACGCGGGTTGCGGCTGCCGGTCTTCGGCCAGCCCGCCGACAAGCTCGAGGCCCCCACCCCCGCCGTCACCGCAATCCCCGCGCCCTATTACCTGCGCCTGCAGCTGTCGGACAAACCCGGCGCGCTGGCGAAGGTCGCGACCGTTCTGGGCGAGGCGGGCGTCTCGATCAGCCGGATGCGCCAATACGGCCATGCCGACACCTCGGCCCCGGTGCTGATCGTCACCCACAAGACGACGCGCGACGCAGTCGACGCCGCGATCAACGCCCTGCCCGCGACCCGCGTGGTCGAGGGCGAGCCGATCGCGATCCGCATCGAAGAGGTCTGA
- a CDS encoding TetR/AcrR family transcriptional regulator encodes MARKTGSHSEITGPKIRAEAQRLFARHGFAAVSMRQIAGAVGVQAGALYLYTPDKEALLFDLLKTHMDELIAAWHAEPGGGDAHARLERFVRFHIRFNLERAEAVFLSYMELRNLSPENFAVIEGLRKTYETELEAILKAGQEEGVFLIPDTKLATMAIIAMLTGVNTWFREGGRLSRATVADIYWDMVRKSVGA; translated from the coding sequence ATGGCACGCAAGACTGGCTCCCATTCCGAGATTACCGGCCCGAAGATCCGCGCCGAGGCGCAAAGGCTCTTTGCGCGGCACGGGTTTGCCGCTGTCTCGATGCGCCAGATCGCAGGCGCGGTGGGGGTGCAGGCGGGGGCTCTCTACCTCTATACGCCCGACAAAGAGGCGCTGCTGTTCGACCTGCTGAAGACCCATATGGATGAGCTGATCGCCGCGTGGCACGCCGAGCCCGGCGGCGGCGACGCCCATGCACGGCTGGAGCGTTTCGTGCGGTTCCACATTCGCTTCAACCTCGAGCGGGCGGAGGCGGTGTTTCTCAGTTACATGGAGCTGCGCAACCTGAGCCCGGAGAATTTCGCGGTGATCGAGGGGCTGCGCAAGACCTACGAGACCGAGCTGGAAGCGATCCTGAAAGCCGGGCAGGAAGAAGGCGTCTTCCTGATCCCTGACACCAAGCTCGCGACGATGGCGATCATCGCGATGCTGACCGGCGTGAATACATGGTTCCGCGAAGGCGGACGTCTGAGCCGCGCCACCGTCGCCGATATCTACTGGGATATGGTGCGCAAATCGGTGGGCGCCTGA
- the hisA gene encoding 1-(5-phosphoribosyl)-5-[(5-phosphoribosylamino)methylideneamino]imidazole-4-carboxamide isomerase: protein MILYPAIDLKDGQCVRLLHGEMDKATVFGDDPAAQAAKFEAAGCEWVHLVDLNGAFAGEPVNAAAVEAILSRIKVPAQLGGGIRDMATIERWLDKGLARVILGTVAVENPDLVREAAKAFPGQVAVGIDARNGKVATKGWAEETDVMVTDLAKSFEDAGVAAIIYTDIMRDGAMGGPNIAATEALARAVEIPVIASGGVSSLPDLIALRDTGVIAGAISGRAIYDGALDLTEALAALRA, encoded by the coding sequence ATGATCCTCTACCCCGCAATCGACCTCAAGGATGGCCAATGTGTGCGTCTGCTGCATGGCGAGATGGACAAGGCCACGGTCTTCGGCGACGACCCGGCAGCGCAGGCGGCCAAGTTCGAGGCGGCGGGCTGCGAATGGGTGCATCTGGTGGACCTCAACGGTGCCTTCGCGGGCGAGCCGGTGAATGCGGCCGCCGTCGAGGCGATCCTGTCGCGCATCAAGGTCCCCGCGCAGTTGGGTGGCGGCATCCGCGACATGGCGACGATCGAGCGTTGGCTGGACAAAGGGCTGGCGCGGGTGATCCTCGGCACCGTCGCGGTCGAGAACCCCGATCTGGTGCGCGAGGCGGCGAAAGCCTTCCCCGGACAGGTGGCCGTCGGGATCGACGCGCGTAACGGCAAAGTCGCGACCAAGGGCTGGGCGGAAGAGACCGATGTGATGGTCACCGATCTGGCGAAATCCTTCGAGGACGCGGGCGTCGCCGCGATCATCTACACCGACATCATGCGCGACGGCGCGATGGGCGGGCCGAATATCGCCGCAACCGAGGCACTGGCCCGCGCGGTCGAAATCCCGGTGATCGCGAGCGGTGGCGTGTCGTCCCTGCCCGACCTGATCGCCCTGCGCGACACGGGCGTGATCGCGGGCGCGATCTCGGGGCGGGCGATCTATGACGGGGCGCTCGATCTGACCGAGGCGCTGGCCGCGCTGCGCGCCTGA
- a CDS encoding DUF2147 domain-containing protein: MKTLMIAAATLALGAGAALADPIEGTWKTQPDDGSYAYVDIAPCGAKFCGTIVKTFKDGGEYKSENLGKQLVIGMEPKGNNKYQGKVWRPSNNKIYLGKVTVNGNAMALAGCVAGGLFCKSQDWQRVK, from the coding sequence ATGAAGACTTTGATGATCGCCGCAGCGACTCTGGCACTGGGCGCAGGCGCGGCACTGGCCGACCCGATCGAGGGCACTTGGAAGACGCAGCCCGATGACGGCTCCTATGCTTATGTGGACATCGCACCCTGCGGGGCGAAGTTCTGCGGCACCATCGTGAAGACCTTCAAGGATGGCGGCGAATACAAGTCGGAGAACCTCGGCAAGCAGCTCGTGATCGGGATGGAGCCGAAGGGCAACAACAAATACCAGGGCAAGGTCTGGCGCCCGTCCAACAACAAGATCTACCTCGGCAAGGTCACCGTGAACGGCAATGCGATGGCGCTGGCCGGTTGCGTGGCGGGCGGCCTGTTCTGCAAGTCGCAGGACTGGCAGCGCGTGAAGTGA
- a CDS encoding adenine nucleotide alpha hydrolase, with protein MAPKAVLSWSSGKDCAMALHACRTEGHADVVALLSTTNEAFDRVAMHGTRNELLRRQAEAAGLPLIEVPLPWPCSNADYEARMASAMDQVKALGVETMVFGDLFLEDVRDYRIEKLKPLGVEASFPLWQRPTDQLAREMIAAGFVTHLVTVDPSKLDPSFAGRRFDESLLADLPEGVDPCGENGEFHTAVSAGPIFDAPIPVRTGETVMRDGFAYADLIPE; from the coding sequence ATGGCGCCCAAGGCGGTTCTCTCGTGGTCCTCGGGCAAGGATTGCGCGATGGCGCTGCATGCCTGCCGGACCGAAGGTCACGCGGATGTCGTGGCGCTGCTGTCGACGACCAACGAGGCTTTCGACCGGGTCGCGATGCACGGCACGCGCAATGAGTTGCTGCGCCGTCAGGCCGAAGCCGCGGGCCTGCCGCTGATCGAGGTGCCGCTGCCCTGGCCCTGCTCGAACGCGGATTACGAGGCGCGGATGGCCTCTGCCATGGATCAGGTGAAGGCGCTTGGCGTCGAGACGATGGTCTTTGGCGATCTCTTCCTCGAGGACGTGCGCGATTACCGGATCGAGAAGCTGAAACCGCTGGGCGTCGAGGCGAGCTTCCCGCTCTGGCAGCGCCCGACGGATCAGCTGGCGCGCGAGATGATCGCGGCGGGGTTCGTGACCCATCTGGTAACCGTGGATCCGAGCAAGCTCGACCCCAGCTTCGCGGGGCGGCGGTTCGATGAAAGCCTGCTGGCCGATCTGCCCGAAGGCGTCGATCCCTGCGGCGAGAATGGCGAGTTTCACACCGCCGTCAGCGCGGGCCCGATCTTCGACGCGCCGATCCCGGTGCGGACGGGCGAGACGGTGATGCGCGACGGGTTCGCCTACGCAGACCTGATCCCGGAGTAA
- the hisH gene encoding imidazole glycerol phosphate synthase subunit HisH: MLTALVDYDSGNLHSAEKAFQRMANETGHGTIVVTSEPDVVARADRIVLPGDGAFPSCSAALYRFEGLAQAIEEAVTVKGRPFLGICIGMQMLATRGLEFRETEGFGWIPGEVVKIEPADPSMKVPHMGWNDLVIDNDHAVLDGISTGDHAYFVHSYHFKVAEPQHRLAYAEYGAEITAIVGRDNIVGTQFHPEKSQATGLRLIANFLGWKP, encoded by the coding sequence ATGCTCACGGCACTGGTCGATTACGATTCGGGCAACCTGCACTCGGCCGAGAAGGCGTTTCAGCGCATGGCGAACGAGACGGGTCACGGCACGATCGTCGTGACCTCGGAGCCCGACGTCGTCGCGCGCGCCGACCGGATCGTGCTGCCGGGCGACGGGGCGTTTCCGTCCTGCAGCGCGGCGCTCTATCGCTTCGAGGGGCTGGCGCAGGCGATCGAGGAAGCGGTGACCGTGAAGGGCCGCCCCTTCCTCGGGATCTGCATCGGCATGCAGATGCTGGCGACGCGCGGGCTCGAGTTCCGCGAGACCGAGGGTTTCGGCTGGATCCCCGGCGAGGTGGTGAAGATCGAGCCCGCCGATCCGTCGATGAAGGTCCCGCATATGGGCTGGAACGATCTGGTGATCGACAACGATCACGCCGTGCTCGACGGGATTTCGACCGGCGATCACGCCTATTTCGTGCATAGCTACCATTTCAAGGTGGCCGAGCCGCAGCACCGTCTGGCCTATGCCGAATACGGGGCCGAGATCACCGCGATCGTGGGGCGCGACAATATCGTGGGCACCCAGTTCCACCCGGAAAAATCTCAGGCCACCGGTCTGCGACTGATCGCGAATTTCCTCGGCTGGAAACCCTGA
- the hisB gene encoding imidazoleglycerol-phosphate dehydratase HisB produces MRKATISRKTAETEISVEIDLDGTGQYDNKTGVGFFDHMLDQLARHSLIDMTVRAKGDLHIDDHHTVEDTGIALGQALVQALGDKRGIRRYGHFALAMDDTQVQCALDLSARPFFVWNCDMPSQKIGTFDTELVREFFQAIATHGGITLHIDRVHGFNSHHIAEAAFKSVARALRMAVEPDPHMGGVLPSTKGAL; encoded by the coding sequence ATGCGCAAAGCCACGATCAGCCGCAAGACCGCCGAGACCGAGATCAGCGTCGAGATCGATCTCGATGGCACCGGTCAGTATGACAACAAGACGGGCGTGGGCTTCTTCGACCACATGCTCGATCAGCTCGCACGGCATTCGCTGATCGACATGACCGTGCGCGCGAAGGGCGATCTGCATATCGACGATCACCACACGGTCGAGGATACCGGGATCGCGCTGGGTCAGGCGCTGGTGCAGGCGCTTGGCGACAAGCGCGGCATCCGCCGTTACGGCCATTTCGCGCTGGCGATGGATGACACGCAGGTGCAATGCGCGCTGGACCTGTCCGCGCGCCCCTTCTTCGTGTGGAATTGCGACATGCCCTCCCAGAAGATCGGCACGTTCGACACCGAACTGGTGCGCGAGTTCTTCCAGGCGATCGCCACCCATGGCGGGATCACGCTGCATATCGACCGCGTGCATGGCTTCAACAGCCATCACATCGCCGAGGCCGCGTTCAAATCGGTCGCCCGCGCCCTGCGCATGGCGGTCGAGCCCGATCCGCACATGGGCGGCGTGCTGCCCTCGACCAAAGGGGCGCTTTGA